In Sphaeramia orbicularis chromosome 1, fSphaOr1.1, whole genome shotgun sequence, a genomic segment contains:
- the LOC115418903 gene encoding ankyrin repeat and SOCS box protein 5-like isoform X2 produces MSYVYQWLDVPWGDGDMGSWADRSPLHEAASQGRLLALRTLLAQGYHANIVTIDHVTPLHEACLSGHVACVRALINAGANVNATTIDGVTPLYNCCASGSAGCLELLLQNGAQTQTTHTHFPSALHEACKRGNSECVESLLSQGADPDNELSHLGSPLYMSCLHKHTACSKILLHTGANANMGRGADRPLHAAARQDSAEQVSLLLDYGADVNVRDGNNQRPVELAPPGGKTHQLLLAYDVSPRSLCQLCRFQIRNLIGRSRLRFLPLLPLPSLLTQYLEHT; encoded by the exons ATGTCATACGTCTACCAGTGGCTGGATGTTCCGTGGGGAGATGGAGACATGG ggtcgTGGGCAGATCGATCCCCGCTCCATGAAGCAGCTTCTCAGGGTCGTCTTCTTGCGCTGCGCACTCTGTTAGCACAG GGCTATCACGCCAACATCGTCACCATTGATCATGTGACCCCTCTGCATGAAGCTTGTCTGTCTGGACATGTCGCCTGTGTCAGAGCACTGATAAATGCTGGAGCTAAT GTGAATGCCACTACTATAGACGGTGTCACTCCTCTGTATAACTGTTGTGCCTCTGGAAGCGCTGGGTGTTTGGAGCTGCTGCTGCAGAAtggagcacagacacaaacaacacacacacactttccctcAGCACTGCATGAAGCCTGCAAGAGAG GTAACAGTGAATGTGTGGAGTCACTTCTGTCTCAAGGAGCTGATCCAGACAATGAGTTATCACATCTGGGTTCACCTCTGTACATGAGCTGTCTTCACAAACACACAGCCTGCTCCAAGATCCTTCTGCACACAG GAGCCAATGCTAACATGGGCAGAGGAGCTGACAGACCTCTACATGCAGCTGCCAGACAGGACAGTGCTGAACAGGTTTCACTGTTACTGGACTATGGAGCAGATGTCAATGTCAGAGATGGCAACAACCAGCGACCTGTGGAGCTGGCGCCACCTGGTGGTAAAACACATCAACTGCTGCTGGCATATGACG TGTCTCCGAGGAGTCTCTGCCAGTTGTGTCGTTTCCAGATCAGGAATCTGATTGGTCGATCAAGGCTGAGGTTTCTCCCACTACTTCCTCTCCCGTCCCTGCTCACTCAATACCTGGAGCACACGTAG
- the LOC115418903 gene encoding ankyrin repeat and SOCS box protein 5-like isoform X1, with product MMPEVPAGAAGMSRKRAADPGPPPGPGHDRKKACWGILTSQGSWADRSPLHEAASQGRLLALRTLLAQGYHANIVTIDHVTPLHEACLSGHVACVRALINAGANVNATTIDGVTPLYNCCASGSAGCLELLLQNGAQTQTTHTHFPSALHEACKRGNSECVESLLSQGADPDNELSHLGSPLYMSCLHKHTACSKILLHTGANANMGRGADRPLHAAARQDSAEQVSLLLDYGADVNVRDGNNQRPVELAPPGGKTHQLLLAYDVSPRSLCQLCRFQIRNLIGRSRLRFLPLLPLPSLLTQYLEHT from the exons ATGATGCCAGAGGTTCCGGCTGGGGCTGCAGGGATGTCCCGGAAACGAGCAGCGGATCCCGGACCGCCTCCCGGACCGGGACACGACAGGAAGAAGGCCTGCTGGGGCATTCTGACCAGCCAAG ggtcgTGGGCAGATCGATCCCCGCTCCATGAAGCAGCTTCTCAGGGTCGTCTTCTTGCGCTGCGCACTCTGTTAGCACAG GGCTATCACGCCAACATCGTCACCATTGATCATGTGACCCCTCTGCATGAAGCTTGTCTGTCTGGACATGTCGCCTGTGTCAGAGCACTGATAAATGCTGGAGCTAAT GTGAATGCCACTACTATAGACGGTGTCACTCCTCTGTATAACTGTTGTGCCTCTGGAAGCGCTGGGTGTTTGGAGCTGCTGCTGCAGAAtggagcacagacacaaacaacacacacacactttccctcAGCACTGCATGAAGCCTGCAAGAGAG GTAACAGTGAATGTGTGGAGTCACTTCTGTCTCAAGGAGCTGATCCAGACAATGAGTTATCACATCTGGGTTCACCTCTGTACATGAGCTGTCTTCACAAACACACAGCCTGCTCCAAGATCCTTCTGCACACAG GAGCCAATGCTAACATGGGCAGAGGAGCTGACAGACCTCTACATGCAGCTGCCAGACAGGACAGTGCTGAACAGGTTTCACTGTTACTGGACTATGGAGCAGATGTCAATGTCAGAGATGGCAACAACCAGCGACCTGTGGAGCTGGCGCCACCTGGTGGTAAAACACATCAACTGCTGCTGGCATATGACG TGTCTCCGAGGAGTCTCTGCCAGTTGTGTCGTTTCCAGATCAGGAATCTGATTGGTCGATCAAGGCTGAGGTTTCTCCCACTACTTCCTCTCCCGTCCCTGCTCACTCAATACCTGGAGCACACGTAG
- the spcs3 gene encoding signal peptidase complex subunit 3, with amino-acid sequence MNTVLSRANSLFAFSLSVMAALTFGCFITTAFKDRRVPVDIHVSKVMLKNVDDFTGPRERSDLGFITFDLSADLQPIFDWNVKQLFLYLSAEYATKSNALNQVVLWDKIVLRGENTKLNLRDMKSKYFFFDDGNGLRANKNITLMLSWNVVPNAGILPLVAGSGQISLPFPDTYESTKSY; translated from the exons ATGAATACGGTTTTATCAAGGGCCAACTCTTTGTTTGCCTTTTCTCTGAGTGTCATGGCGGCGTTAACTTTCGGCTGTTTCATCACTACGGCTTTTAAAGACAGAAGAGTTCCTGTGGACATCCACGTCTCTAAAGTCATGCT GAAGAATGTGGATGACTTCACAGGACCCAGAGAGCGCAGTGATCTGGGTTTCATCACATTTGACCTCTCAGCTG ATTTGCAGCCAATTTTTGACTGGAATGTCAAACAGCTGTTCCTCTATCTGTCTGCAGAATATGCCACAAAGAGCAAT GCTCTGAACCAGGTGGTCCTGTGGGATAAGATTGTCCTACGAGGGGAAAACACCAAACTGAACCTCAGAGACATGAAATCTAAATACTTCTTTTTCGATGATGGGAATGGACTCAG GGCCAATAAGAACATCACGTTGATGCTGTCGTGGAATGTGGTCCCTAACGCTGGAATCCTGCCCCTTGTGGCTGGAAGTGGACAAATCAGCCTGCCTTTCCCTGACACATACGAGAGCACCAAGAGCTACTAG